A segment of the Terriglobia bacterium genome:
GCCCGGCTCCGTGGTCGCGGTGGACGGGGCCTTCGACGACCAGGGGTTCTGGTGCATCCACGGGCGGCTCTGGTGCCGCACGATGTTCTCCGCCGAGGCCCGAAAGCGCGCCGGCGCCGAGATGGAGCTGGAGCTGCTCCGGGGGATCGCGCGGGAGGCGCGCCGCGGTCGCTCTCTCGGGGCCCGGAGCTTCAGGCTGTTCGTCGAGGACGAGGCGGATCTCGTGGGTAGCTTCGAGATCCTGAGCGCCGACGAGGCCCACCTCAGGGGCCCGCTCCCCCCGCGTTCCGCACGTTTAACGGGGAATTAACCGTGGCGTTGCCCCGTGTTTTCAAGCCGTGTCTAGAACGTCTCCCGAAAGGAGGATCGCTTGATGAAGTTCCACATCCGCAGCAGCGCATCGCCGGCGAGGTCGGTTCCCGCCGCCCTCGCGGTCCTCGTTCTGGTCGGCGCGTCGTGCGTCGCGCAGGCCCAGGTCACTCCCGCCGCCGGGAGCACTCCGCCGGACGACACGCCCTCGGTGAAGGTCGGTGGGACCCTCTTCGTGGACTATACCTATCAGTCGGAGCCGAAGGCCACCAACGCCGCGGGGACCTACAACCCCAGCACCTTCGAGGTCGGTCGGGCGTACATCAACATCATCGGCGACATCAATCACCTGTTCTCCTACCGCATCACGCCGGACATCAAGCAGGAGAACACCGCCACCGCCGACATCAAGGGCAGCTACGTGGTCCGCATGAAGTACGCGTTCGGCCAGCTCAACCTCGACGACTGGCTCGTCAAGGGCTCCTGGGTCCGCCTCGGGCTCCAGCAGACGCCCTACATCGACTTCCAGGAAGGGATCTACAGGTACCGGTTCCAGGGGCCGATCTTCGTGGACCGCGAAGGGTACCTGACTTCGTCGGACTCCGGCCTGTCATCCCGGTTCACCTTCCCCGGGAACTACGGGGACGTCCACTTCGGCTACTACAACGGCGACGGGTACAGCAAGGCCGAGGCCAACAACGAGAAAGCCGTCCAGATTCGCGCCAGCTT
Coding sequences within it:
- a CDS encoding OprO/OprP family phosphate-selective porin, which codes for MKFHIRSSASPARSVPAALAVLVLVGASCVAQAQVTPAAGSTPPDDTPSVKVGGTLFVDYTYQSEPKATNAAGTYNPSTFEVGRAYINIIGDINHLFSYRITPDIKQENTATADIKGSYVVRMKYAFGQLNLDDWLVKGSWVRLGLQQTPYIDFQEGIYRYRFQGPIFVDREGYLTSSDSGLSSRFTFPGNYGDVHFGYYNGDGYSKAEANNEKAVQIRASLRPAPMAPGVKGLRITAFYDKDAPISGGARDRLVGDVTFEHSRVNAGLEVLDAKDQASSVDAEVKSSGWSAWATPRLPHGWEILLRYDDLKPNKDTDETKKRTVAGVAYWPKVLKGVSTAFLLDYEQVKYDGYPTTNPADEKRYALHALFNF